The genomic stretch TCGGCGCCGCGGTGCCGCACCTGCTGGTGCGCCGGCTGGCCGCCAAACGCCGCGCCGACCTGCGCGAGGTGTGGCCCGAGGTGGTCGACAACCTGGCGTCCGCGGTGCGGGCCGGCCTGTCGCTGCCCGAGGCGCTGGGGGCGCTGGCCGTCCGGGGACCGGAGGTGTTGCGTCCGCACTTCGCCCGGTTCGCCGCCGACCACCGTTCCAGCGGGCGGTTCGCCGATGCGCTCGACCGGCTCAAGGCCGACCTCGCCGACCCGGTCGGCGACCGGATCGTGGAGACCCTGCGGGTGGCGCGCGAGGTCGGCGGCAGCGACCTGGGGCGGGTGCTGCGCACGCTGGCGGCGTTCCTCCGCGAGGACGCCCGCGCCCGCGCGGAGCTGGAGACCCGGCAGGGCTGGGTGGTGCAGGCGGCCCGGCTCGCGGTGGCCGCCCCCTGGGCGGTGCTGCTCCTGCTCGCCACCCAGCAGCAGACGCTCACCGCCTACGACACCCCGACCGGGATGGTGCTGCTGCTGGTCGGTGGCGCGGTGTGCGTCGTGGCCTACCGGCTGATGAAGCGGATCGGGCGGTTGCCCGAGGACGTCCGGGTGCTGCAATGACGGCCGGTGTGCTGGGGATGCTGCTCGGGCTGGCCGCCGGCTGCGGGGTGCTGCTCGCGGTGTCGTTCTCCCCGCCGTTCCGGCAGGTGCGGCTGGTCGACCGGCTCGCGCCCTACGTGCACGACACCCCGGCGCCGTCCCGGCTGCTGGGCACGGTCACGCAGCCGGGCATGCTCACCGCCGCCCGGCGGGTGTTCGCCCCGGTGCTGGTCGACGGTGCCCGGCACGTCGACCGGCTGCTCGGTGGCCGCGGTGCGGTCCGCCGGCGGCTGGACGCGCTCGGCACCGAGACCACGGTGGAGGACTTCCGGGTCGAGCAGGTCGTGTGGGGTGGGCTCGGCCTGCTCGGCGGCGCGCTGCTGACCCTGGTCGGCTCGGCGCTGGCCGGTTCGGTGAACGTGCTCTCCGCTGTGCTGCTGTGCGTGGCCGGTCTGGTCGGCGGGGTGCTGGGCCGCGACTGGTGGCTGACCCAGCAGGTGCAGCGTCGCGAGGAGCTATTGCTCGCCGAGTTTCCCGTGGTGGCCGAGCTGCTGGCGCTGGCGGTGACCGCGGGGGAGAGCCCGGTCGCGGCGATCGCCCGGGTCACCCGCCTGTCCGGTGGGGAGCTGGCCCGTGAGCTGGGTGCCGCGCTGGGCCGGGCCCGGGCCGGCACGCCGCTGGTCGAGGCGCTGCAGGAGCTCGCCGACCGCACGTCGCTGGAGACGCTGGCGCGGTTCGTCGACGGCGTCGTCGTCGCCATCGAGCGCGGCACCCCGCTCGCCGAGGTGCTGCGCGCGCAGGCCGCCGACGTCCGGGAGGCCGGCAAGCGCCGGCTGCTGGAGGCCGGCGGTCGCAAGGAGATCGCCATGATGGTGCCGGTCGTCTTCCTGGTGCTGCCGGTCACCGTCCTGTTCGCCCTGTACCCGGGCCTGATCAGCATCGTCTCGCTGGCGCAGTGACGCCGGTGACCAAGAGGAAGGACGACGGATGCGCGCCTACGCGTACCTGACCGCGACACTCACCGCCCTGGCGGCACGGCTGGACGACGGGGATCCCGAGCGGGGCGACGTGCCCGGCTGGGTGATGATCACCGTGATGACCGCGGCGCTGGTGCTGGCGATCCTGATCCCGTTCCGGACGGCGATCGTCACCGCGGTGAGCAATGCGCTGTCCTCGGTCACGACCGTCCAGTAGCGGGCCGGACGACGACGGCGAGCGGGGGAGCGCCGTCGTCGACTTCGTGCTGGTCGGGGTGCTGATCCTGGCGCTGTTGCTCGCGGTGCTGCAGGTGGCGGTCTACGTGCACCTGCGCAACGTCGTGGTGGCCAGCGCGGCGGAGGGCGCCCGGTACGCGGCGAACGCCGACGTACCGGCCGACGTCGGTGCGGCGCGGGCGGTGGAGGTGGTCGCCCGGGCGACGTCGGAGGGGACGGCGGCGGGGCTGGCGTGCTCGTCGTCGGAGGAGACCGACGAGTCCGGGCTGACGCTGGTCGTGGTGCGCTGCTCGGGGGCGGTGCCCTCGCTGATCGGTGGGCTGGGGAACCTGCTGCCGATCACGGTGACCGGCCGTGCGGTGGAGGAGGCCCGGTGAGGTGGCTGCGGGTTCGGCTGGGGCAGGGCGGCGACGGCGAGCGCGGGTCGGCGATCGTGGAGTTCGTGTTCGTGGCGCTGGTGGTGTTCCTGCCGCTGATCTACGTGATCGCCGGGTTCTCGGCGGTGCAGCGAGGGGTGTTCGCGGCGAACGCGGCGGCGCGGGAGGCGGGGCGGGCGCTGGCGACGGCGCCGGACCTGGCAACCAGGCAGGCGCGGGCGGAGGCCGCAGTCGCCGTCGCGGTGGAGGACCAGTCGGTGGCGGCGACCGACGTGGTGCTGGCCTACGCCCCGGCGGGCTCGGGCTGTGACGCGGCGGGGTCGTACACGCCGGCGATGGTGCCGGGGGAGGAGTTCAGCGTGTGCGTGACGGTGACCGTGCGGGTGCCGCTGCTGCCGGAGTTCATCGACGCCAACACCGCCACCGGCCAGTTCGTCGTCGAACGCGACCGCTACGTCGACGGCTGACCCCACCGTTGTGCACTCGTCGTCGGTTCGCCTCGAGAGAACCGACGACCAGCGCACAACGGCGGCGGGACGCCGGCCGGGGGGCGTCCGCACCCCCGGCCGGCGAGAGGTCAGCCGTCCAGCCGGACGGCGGGGGTGCAGCCCGCCGGCTGGCTGCCGGCCACCGCGATGGTCTGGCCGAGGTCGTTCCAGCCGGTGCCGGCCTCCCAGGTGCCCTCGTTCGCCGTCCGGATCGACCAGTCCGGGTTCCCGCGCAGCGACGCCTCGGCCGACGGCAGCTCCAGGTGGGCGGCGTAGGTCCCGGCCGGGACGCCGCACGGGGTCGCGCTGATCGTGGTGGTGGTGCCCGGCGCCCAGTGCCGCGCGTCGGCCGGCCCGGACGCCGCCGCGGCGCCGCCGGCGCCCACGGAGTCCACGAACGGCACCGCCCAGGTGCCCGCGTCGCCCTGAAGGACCAGGCGCGCCGGCCGCTGCTCGTACGGTGCCGCCCAGCCCTCGTTGCGGACGGCGACCGTCACCGTGGGGACGGCCCGGCGCGGCGTCCGGACCGTGCTCTGCTCCAGCACGAACCGGTAGCCCAGCCGCCGGGCGGTCTCCGCCAGGCCCTCGGCGCCCCAGGAGTCGAGCACGTCCTGGTGGTAGTCCCGGTTGAGGTAGCTGTAGTGGTACCGGGCCATCTCCGCCGAGGCGCTGGCCCACCCCGAGCGCGGCGCGTTCACCGTGCAGGTCTCCCCGCCCATCGGCACGAACTGCGTCTCCTGGGCCAGGTAGTCCTGGTCCAGGGCCAGCGGATAGGACAGGAAGGTGCCGTAGTCGTCGGGGCTGGCCAGGAAGCAGTCGTTGTGGTGCCCGACCCGGGCGACGTCGGACCCGTCGAAGGCCTGCTCCGCGGTCAGCGCCCCGGCGGTGCCGGTGGGCACCCCGAGCACGTGCTGCTTGATCGCCATGGTGCGCACCTGGACCGGCACGTCCACCGGCAGCGCGTCGAGCAGGGCGTGCACGACCGCGGCCCGGTTCGCCCAGTCGGCGTCGGTCAGCACGACCGGGTTCGCCGGGTCGGCGGCGAAGTGGTCGGTGTAGTACCACTCGCCCCACAGCCCGATGAAGCCCGCCTGCACGGTGGCGATGACGTCGCTGTTGGCCCGCAGCACCGGGGTGAGCTGGTCGATGTGGGCCAGGACGGTGTCCAGCGGGGCGTCACCGTAGGAGGGCGCGTACGGCCAGGCGCCGCCCTGGGCGTAGGCGAACCGGACGACCACCGAGACGCCGGCCTCCCGGGCGGTGTCCAGGTCGGCGTCGACCAGGGCCAGCCACGCCGGGTCCAGCGTGGGGTCGGCCGCGTACTTCTCCAGGTAGAAGACCCGCAGCACCTGGGTGATGCCCTCGGCCCGGTAGCCGCGCAGGGTGGCGGCGTCCAGCGGCGTGTAGCCGGAGCCGTCGGCCCGGTAGTGGGTCTCGGTGTGGTGGTAGAAGCCGCGGGACGGGTTGGCGATCACCCGGTCGGTCGGCGCGTACTGCACGGTCGAGGCCGTGGTGCGGGTTCCCGCCCCCGCCTCCCCGGCGAGGACCACCTGGGTCGAGCCGGCGAGACAGGCGAGGGCGAGGGCCGCGGCGGCGCGGCGTGGGGTCGAGGTGCGGGCGGAGCGCGAGCGGAGGAGCTGGGTCACGCGGCCCAGTGTGGACGAGCGCGGCCGCCGTCCCCGGGATGCGCCGGGGACTCGCGGGCCGGGGCAGCGGGCGCCGGTCAGCCGGCGATGCGGCTGCACTCCGGGCAGCGGTCGGTGCCGGCGAAGGCCAGCCAGTCCTGGTCGGCGACGGCGGACACGAGCACGCCGCAGACCGACTGGTCGAGGCCGTCGACCACGGGCCGGGCAACGGCGTGGGTGATCGCGCTGCTGCTGCGCGGGTCGTGCGCCGTGGAGGCGACATGGCTGCCGACGAGGCGCGTGGCGGTGAGGGAGGTGCCGGTCAGGGAGAGGCTCGCCGTCATGGCGGTGAGCCTGCCGGACGAACATGACGATCAGACGTCGGTTCGGCTGTGATCGCGCGATGCTCCGTCACATCCGCACACGTGCCGGGAGAACGGCGCACCGAACCGTGAGGGTCAGCCGGTCGCGGCGGGGGTAGGGCGTCGGCAGCCCGAGCCGAGGGCACGGTCCGTCACCGCCTCCCGGGAGGTCTCCTCATGACCCGCTCCACCCGCGTCTCCACGCGCAGCAGCCACCCGCTGGTCAACCAGAACGACACCGACCGCCGCACCAGCGTCGAGAAGATCAGTGCCGCCGAGGGTGAGCCCGCCGATGTCTCTCCCGCGGAGGCCGGCGAGTCGAACGCACCGCGGACGCGCGGACTGTTCCAGAGGCACAGCTGGCTGGTGCCGGTGACCGTCGTGGTGGCCATCTTCGCCGCCTTCGGGCTGATGATCGCGCTCACCCTGCTGGCCGGCGGCAGCACGCCGTTCACCTCGTGACCGGTCAGCGGCGCACGGCGTCCAGGTAGCGCAGCACCGCACTGACCCGGCGGTCGGTCGCATCGGTCGGCGGCAGGTCGAGCTTGGCGAAGATGCTGCGGATGTGCTTGTGCACGGCCCCGTCGGTGACGACCAGCCGCCCGGCGATCGCCGTGTTGCCCAGCCCCTCGGCCATCAGCGCCAGCACCTCCCGCTCGCGGGCGCTGAGCCGGTCCAGCCCCGCGTCCGGCCGGGAACGGGTGAGCAGCTGGGCCACCACCTCCGGGTCGATCGCCGTCCCGCCGTCGGCCACCCGGTGCAGCGCCCCCAGGAACTCCTCCACCCGGCCCACCCGCTCCTTCAGCAGGTAGCCCAGCCGCCGCGCGCCGCCGGCCAGCAGCTCGGTGGCGAACGCCTGCTCCACGTACGCCGACAGCACCAGCACCGCCAGCTCCGGCTGCCGGTGCCGCGCCTCGACCGCGGCCCGCACCCCCTCGTCGGTGTGCGTGGGCGGCATCCGGACGTCGACGATCGCGACGTCGGGCCGGTGCTCGTCGACCGCGGCCAGGAACCCGTCCGGCTCACCCGCGGTGGCCACCACGTCCAGGCCCTCCGCGCGCAGCAGCAGCGCCAGCCCCTCCCGCAGCAGCGCGTCGTCCTCGGCGATCACGATCCGCACGGCAGCTCCACCTCCAGCGTCGTCGGCCCGCCCGGCGGGCTGTCCAGGGTGAGGACGCCGTCGTGCGCCTCCACCCGCCGGCGCACCCCGGCCAGCCCCGAGCCGCCACCCTCGACCGCTCCGCCGTGGCCGTCGTCGGTGACGGTCACCGAGAGCCGGTCCCCGTACCGCCGCGCGGTCACCCGCACCGACGAGGCGCCGCTGTGCCGGGCCACGTTGGTCAGCGCCTCGGCCACCACGAACCACGCGGTCGCCTCCACCGACGCCGGGCAGCGACCCGGGACGTCGACGTCGACCGTGCACGGCACCGGGCTGGACGCCGCCAGCCCGGTGAGCGCCCCGGCCAGCCCGCGGTCGACCAGCACCGGCGGCAGGATGCCCCGCGCCACCGACCGCAGCTCGGCCAGCGCCTGCTCGGCGGCGTCCTGGGCGCGCCCCATCAGCTCGCCGGCCGCGGCCGGGTCCCGGTCCATCGACCGCCGCGCCGCGCCCAGCAGCACGGTGACCGCGACCAGCCGGTTCTGCGTGCCGTCGTGCAGCGACCGTTCGATCCGCCGCAGCTCCGCCACGTGCGCGTCCAGCGCTGCGGCCCGGGTGGCGGTCAGCTCGGCCACCCGCAGCGACAGGTCGGTGCCCGGTGGGGGGCCGAGCAGCCGGCCCACCCCCCGCCGCTGGGACCGCGCCATCAGCGGCGTCAGCCCCACGGTCAGCGCCGCGAAGCCCAGGCCCAGCAGCGACACCGCCACCGCGCCGGTCCAGTCGGACACCGACCACCACCAGGGCGAGCCGAAGGTCTCCGGGGCCAGCGCCCGCCAGTACAGCGGGTAGGTGAGGTCCCGCACCGCGTAGACCGGCAGCGCGATGCCCGCCAGGTCGTAGACCAGGCCGACCGTGCCGTGCCCGGCCACCCACGCCAGCTCCCGCCGGGTGGCGGCGTCGCCCAGCGCGGCCCGCCAGGAGTCCGGCGCCGGGCCGGGGCCGAGCACGTCGGGACCCCACCGGCTCAGCCGCGCGCGTTCCCGGTCGGCCAGCCAGCGCACGCCGCGCAGCGCCGCCGGTGCCAGCAGCAGCCCCACCCCGACCAGCGACAGCACGGCCACCACGACCAGCCAGAGCAGCAGGCAGAACGCCAGCAGCGCGGTCCCCAGGCCGCCACCGAGCTGCTCCAGCGCGCCCAGCACCGGGCGGACGCCGCCCCAGCGGGCGGAGGAGACGGGGCGCGGCACGGCCCAGACGCTAGGGCGGCGGGAGCCCGGCGTCACGCGCACGCGGCCAGGAGTACAGCAGGCACTACCTCGAAAAGGCCAGGTGAGGGGATCGGAAAGCGGTCCGGGCCGGACGAACCTCGACGGGGACACCGCACCCCCAGGAGGACACCGTGCCCGATCCCTACCGCCTCGACGGCGCCCCGCAGACCCCTACGACGTCCGCGTCCGTGGCCCGCCCGCTGCGCACCCTGCTGTGGGTGCTGCTCGCGCTCAGCGTGGCCGGCAACAGCCTGGCCTCGCTCGGCGTGCTGCCGCTGGCGCTGAACATCGCCTTCGGCCTGGTCACCGCGGCCTGCGTCGCCGCGCTCGTCGTCGACCACCTCCGCCGGCGATGAGCGCCCCCCTGACCGCGCCCGGCGCGCGCCGCGCGGAGCAGTCCGAGCCGGCCGTGGTGCTGCGCTCGGTGAGCAAGCTGCACCCCGGCGGCGTCCGCGCCCTCGACGACGTCTCCCTCACCGTGCGGCGCGGCACCTTCCTCGCCGTCATGGGCCCCTCCGGCTCGGGCAAGAGCACCCTGCTGCACTGCGCAGCGGGCCTGGACACCCCCACCAGCGGCGAGGTGCTGCTGGCCGGGCAGGAGATCGGCCGGCTGGACGAGGCGCGCCGCACCGAGCTGCGCCGCGACCGGATCGGCTTCGTCTTCCAGTCCTACAACCTGCTGCCGGCGCTCACCGTCGCCGACAACGTCACCCTCCCGCTGCGGCTGGCCGGCGCCCCGCTGGACCGCGACTGGGTGCAGCACCTGCTCGACCGGGTCGGCCTCGGACAGCACCTGGACCGCCGGCCGGCCGAGCTGTCCGGTGGGCAGCAGCAGCGGGCCGCCATCGCCCGCGCCCTGGTCGCCCGGCCCGCCGTCGTCTTCGCCGACGAGCCCACCGGCGCGCTCGACCGGGCCAGCGCCGCGGGCGTGCTCGGGCTGCTGCGCGAGCTGGTCGACGAGCTGCAGCAGACCGTCGTGATGGTCACCCACGACCCGGCGGCCGCCGCCGAGGCCGACCGCACCGTGGTCATGGCCGACGGCCGGATCGTCGACACCCTGGACTGGCCGACCGCGTCGGCCCTGGCCGCGCGCCTGGTCGCGCTCGGGGAGGGCTGAGCCGTGCTCGGACTCGCCACCGCGATGGCCCGCCGCCGGCTCGCCGCACTCGTCGCGGTCTTCTGCGCGGTGCTCGGGGCGGCGGCGATCGTCACCGGCACCGGCGTGCTGATGGAGTCCGGACTGCGGTCGGAGCTGCCCGCCGGCCGGCTCGCCGGCGCCGACGTCCTCGTCTCCGCCGACCAGACCGTGCGGCCGCCCGAGGACCTGCCGATCGCGCTCCCCGAGCGCGCGCCGCTCCCCGCCGACCTGGCCGGCCGGCTCGCCGACCTGCCCGGGGTCACCGCCGTCGCCACCGACGTCAGCTTCCCCGCCGCGCTGCTCACCGGCGACGACGCCGTCGTCGGTGCCGCCGACCCGGCGCAGGGCGGGCACGGCTGGTCGTCCGTGGACCTGCTGCCCGGTGCGGAGGTGACCGGCACCGCGCCCGACGGACCCGGTGAGGTCGCGCTCGGCGCCGACCTGGCCACCGCCGCCGGCGTCGCCCCCGGCGACCGGGCTCGGGTCGTGGTCGACGGCGGCCCGCCGACGGACGTCCGGGTCACCGCCGTGGTGCGCCCCGAGGGCGCCGGCATCCTGCTCCCGGACGACGCCGCCGCGACGCTGCGCGACGAGGGGCCGCGAGCCGGCACCGTCGACCTGATCGGCCTGCGGGTCGAGCCCGGCACCGCCGACGACGTGGCTGCGGCCGCCCGCCGGCTCGTGGGGTCCGACGTCGAGGTGGCCACCGGCGACGCCCGCGGGGAACTGCTGCAGCCCGAGGCGGCCGCCGGTCGTTCGCTGCTCGTGGTGCTGGCCGGCTCACTGGCCGGGGTGCCGCTGCTGGTGGTCGGCTTCATCGTCGCGGGGGCGCTCAGCGTGAGCATCGCCGGCCAGCGCCGCGAGCTGGCGCTGCTGCGCGCGGTCGGCACCACCCCGCGCCAGGTGCGCCGGCTGGTCGCCACGCAGGCGTCCCTGGTCGGCGCGGTCGCCGCCGTCCCCGGGCTGGCGCTGGGGTACCTGGTGGCCGGCCAGCTCCGCCGGCTGCTGGTGCACCTGGGCATGCTGCCGGCCGAGCTGCCGCTGACCTTCTCCCCGCTGCCCGCCCTGGCGGCAGTGCTGCTGGTGCTCGCCGTCGTCCAGGTCGCGGCCCGCTCGGC from Modestobacter roseus encodes the following:
- a CDS encoding type II secretion system F family protein; amino-acid sequence: MTVPGGLIGLALGVGLLLIWRSGPRAPQRRPGRGGSGRRRQLLAAAGLTGINGAQLVGLQVGLGLVTALLVLLTTATVSISAVFGVFGAAVPHLLVRRLAAKRRADLREVWPEVVDNLASAVRAGLSLPEALGALAVRGPEVLRPHFARFAADHRSSGRFADALDRLKADLADPVGDRIVETLRVAREVGGSDLGRVLRTLAAFLREDARARAELETRQGWVVQAARLAVAAPWAVLLLLATQQQTLTAYDTPTGMVLLLVGGAVCVVAYRLMKRIGRLPEDVRVLQ
- a CDS encoding type II secretion system F family protein; the encoded protein is MTAGVLGMLLGLAAGCGVLLAVSFSPPFRQVRLVDRLAPYVHDTPAPSRLLGTVTQPGMLTAARRVFAPVLVDGARHVDRLLGGRGAVRRRLDALGTETTVEDFRVEQVVWGGLGLLGGALLTLVGSALAGSVNVLSAVLLCVAGLVGGVLGRDWWLTQQVQRREELLLAEFPVVAELLALAVTAGESPVAAIARVTRLSGGELARELGAALGRARAGTPLVEALQELADRTSLETLARFVDGVVVAIERGTPLAEVLRAQAADVREAGKRRLLEAGGRKEIAMMVPVVFLVLPVTVLFALYPGLISIVSLAQ
- a CDS encoding TadE/TadG family type IV pilus assembly protein; protein product: MRCPRSRPSSSGPDDDGERGSAVVDFVLVGVLILALLLAVLQVAVYVHLRNVVVASAAEGARYAANADVPADVGAARAVEVVARATSEGTAAGLACSSSEETDESGLTLVVVRCSGAVPSLIGGLGNLLPITVTGRAVEEAR
- a CDS encoding DUF4832 domain-containing protein → MTQLLRSRSARTSTPRRAAAALALACLAGSTQVVLAGEAGAGTRTTASTVQYAPTDRVIANPSRGFYHHTETHYRADGSGYTPLDAATLRGYRAEGITQVLRVFYLEKYAADPTLDPAWLALVDADLDTAREAGVSVVVRFAYAQGGAWPYAPSYGDAPLDTVLAHIDQLTPVLRANSDVIATVQAGFIGLWGEWYYTDHFAADPANPVVLTDADWANRAAVVHALLDALPVDVPVQVRTMAIKQHVLGVPTGTAGALTAEQAFDGSDVARVGHHNDCFLASPDDYGTFLSYPLALDQDYLAQETQFVPMGGETCTVNAPRSGWASASAEMARYHYSYLNRDYHQDVLDSWGAEGLAETARRLGYRFVLEQSTVRTPRRAVPTVTVAVRNEGWAAPYEQRPARLVLQGDAGTWAVPFVDSVGAGGAAAASGPADARHWAPGTTTTISATPCGVPAGTYAAHLELPSAEASLRGNPDWSIRTANEGTWEAGTGWNDLGQTIAVAGSQPAGCTPAVRLDG
- a CDS encoding response regulator transcription factor, with amino-acid sequence MRIVIAEDDALLREGLALLLRAEGLDVVATAGEPDGFLAAVDEHRPDVAIVDVRMPPTHTDEGVRAAVEARHRQPELAVLVLSAYVEQAFATELLAGGARRLGYLLKERVGRVEEFLGALHRVADGGTAIDPEVVAQLLTRSRPDAGLDRLSAREREVLALMAEGLGNTAIAGRLVVTDGAVHKHIRSIFAKLDLPPTDATDRRVSAVLRYLDAVRR
- a CDS encoding sensor histidine kinase, whose product is MPRPVSSARWGGVRPVLGALEQLGGGLGTALLAFCLLLWLVVVAVLSLVGVGLLLAPAALRGVRWLADRERARLSRWGPDVLGPGPAPDSWRAALGDAATRRELAWVAGHGTVGLVYDLAGIALPVYAVRDLTYPLYWRALAPETFGSPWWWSVSDWTGAVAVSLLGLGFAALTVGLTPLMARSQRRGVGRLLGPPPGTDLSLRVAELTATRAAALDAHVAELRRIERSLHDGTQNRLVAVTVLLGAARRSMDRDPAAAGELMGRAQDAAEQALAELRSVARGILPPVLVDRGLAGALTGLAASSPVPCTVDVDVPGRCPASVEATAWFVVAEALTNVARHSGASSVRVTARRYGDRLSVTVTDDGHGGAVEGGGSGLAGVRRRVEAHDGVLTLDSPPGGPTTLEVELPCGS
- a CDS encoding ABC transporter ATP-binding protein, translated to MSAPLTAPGARRAEQSEPAVVLRSVSKLHPGGVRALDDVSLTVRRGTFLAVMGPSGSGKSTLLHCAAGLDTPTSGEVLLAGQEIGRLDEARRTELRRDRIGFVFQSYNLLPALTVADNVTLPLRLAGAPLDRDWVQHLLDRVGLGQHLDRRPAELSGGQQQRAAIARALVARPAVVFADEPTGALDRASAAGVLGLLRELVDELQQTVVMVTHDPAAAAEADRTVVMADGRIVDTLDWPTASALAARLVALGEG